Genomic window (Calonectris borealis chromosome 18, bCalBor7.hap1.2, whole genome shotgun sequence):
CATGAACAAGTAGCTTATTAAATTCTCCTGTACATTTAGAGGAAGTTTAATTAAAGGCAAGTTAATCTTCCtgaaatgctattaaaaacatACTATATTATACATAGAAGATTTGATGTTTAGATACAACTTGATGTTGTAGGGATGCAGAAATGCCAGGAGAGGGTGTTCAATGAATTCCTCCCCCCTGGCAGATCTCTTCAGATAATTTACTAgctcttcttttatttctaagCTCCTTCTTCAGATTCAGGTAATCAAACATATGTTATTGCTTTACTGAATAAAATATTCTGGGGTGTTAAAACTCAAACAAGAACGGACCTACTGAGAAACTGGTATTTGAAATATTCTGGTTTATATATAAATTGGGGCATTTAGGTGCCGTTTTTCACTTAAATAACTTCTTTGAAAGATTTAAGGACATTCCTCATCTAGTCCTACTACTGTAACTGTACAAAGACTGTACAGAACCTATCTGAATTACTGCTATTTGTAATAAAGTTTATTAGAAAGAGTTGTTTCCTAAATGTGACCTAATAAAACAGTTTCTGGGGTTTGAgtttgaattgatttttttgcCCTAACCTAACATCTTAACATTTTAAACTGTGCAACAGGGTAAAATTTCTTCTAGTTTTGAAGGTCAATTCCCGGCAGACTGAGATCAACATCACAAAAAGCACTAAGTAGCAGAGAGGACAGATGATAGGAATTAAATACATTTCACcgttaaatatttttcaagatggTCTGATAGTACACACACAAGGAGACCACAGAGAGCTTGAAGGACCTATTGAATGAGCTTTCTGCTTAATCTCCAACATTTCGTCCAGGACTCTTTCTcaacttaaaataaattcttcctaTTTTAATAGTCAAAAAGTAAGAAATCTTAATTGCATACAGTGTTCGTGTGCCTCTCTTGATACTCTTTTCCATACCTGTAACTGCTAGGACAGTAGTCCTACCCTGCCTATTACAACTTTTCCTGGTTGTAAGCATTTCCCGTTTCCATATGTTACTTAATAAGTGCTACAGTAAGCACTGGATTTCTTTTACGTTTATCTTCcttctttcagaattaaaacttttaatgaaaatgtagGAAGCAAACATCATTTCTCTGATTTTGGTAACTAAATCAGCtgtttaattgaaaataatattaaCTCTTACTAGTAAAGGAGGCAGTATCAAGAAGGGATCTTCTTGTTCTTTAGTTTATCCTCTAAGTTTGCAAAGTACTTCATTTTGGCTAGAAGCTTCTTAGCTTCTTGAAGAtcatctgaaatgaaataaaacattactAGTTTACAGAGGGAGGgctgaattttcattttcaaaatgaatcTCAAGATTTCAATGACACCCGTTTCAGTACTAAGAACTGCAAGTTGTAAGGACCCATACACTATTAAAACCATGTTGCCTATTATTTTCATCGCGGATGGTTTTGGAACACCTCAACTGAGGTGTTCcataaaacatgtaaaaatgtacaatttagaaaagaaatgtgaCGTGAATACCCTTTAATGACTCTTCTGTAAAGTGGCTATAGTATTGATGTAGCCACTGGGGAATTTTAAGTATATAGAcaagacaaactttttttttaatgtatgtaattAAACCAACTGCcatcactgaaaaatgcaaaagatttGTAGGACTCTGGTACGGTCAGCTCCAAAACTGATATTGAAACAGTTTCTGCTTAATTAAACAATTGGAGGGAAAAGGTGGTTTATCACCTACTGACAAGGACAGATGCAACACAATCCTTAACTCTAGTAGTACAAAGAGTGACATATTATAAGGTTATAATTCTTCACATGCAGGCCTAGCCAGCCCTACTTCGTGTTTAATTTTTTACAATTGCAACACACTACTACATAAACCTAACAATAAAAGCATTCCAAGACCCAGGAGAGAAATGTAAAGGTTTCTTCCCAGAGTAAGAAGCTAGTCTGGAATGGTTCAAGCTCCCGCCTATCCACTGGTTGTAGAATAAAGTTATGTTGATTATTGCACAAAAAGTCCCTAAAACCTGAGGCTAAATGGGACATCAGGTCTTTTCTTGCCATACAGCTTCAGTGGTAAGCAGCAGAATTTTTCCTGTCTTGACATTCACTGCAAAGAACAGCACCCGCTACTCTGTTGACAGCTTCAAGTCTGCAGAGCAAGATCTCCCAAATTCAAGTTTGAATCCTCAGAATAGTGGTAAGTTTGATTAAGAAAAGAGTCTGTCCTTCCCAGTATtctgggaaacaaacaaaaaattcttagCATCTGCATTCCCACTTGAAATGATCATTTTGATGCAAATTGAATTAACTGGAACTTTTgtattggattttaatttttttttttaaattgaatgtgAGGTCCTGAATTTCCTGAATCAGCAGAAAGGTCAGCTTAGAAGTATTTATTCTAAATGCCAAACAAAGAACACTTGTTTATGCAGTATTTCTGTTCTGTAGTTCAGGAAATATTTGCTAATAAGAGAATGTAGGTTTTTTAAGCATATATAACTGATATGTATGGCAGCTAAATACTTCATAAAAATAGCTACCTctttcaaaagctgcagtcacCTCTTTGGTCAGTTCTTCTTGTTTAACTGTAAAACAAATTATTCCATTAACATTTTGTTACATACTTAGTATATTTAATACCACTGCATTCTGATTGTCTGTGGTGGGAAACTTAATTACTAGTCTCATAGTCTTCTGGGAGCTAAGGGAGCTTTCCATAACAttgctgtcaatttttttttacattgtaattTCAAACAGatatatttctttgtttaaaCAGATTTACAGACAGCAATTCCAATGCAAATCAATGTTCACTAACTTCCCAGAAATCTAACTTACTTTTGGTGTATCAATTTACCCTGCTACAGTTAATTTTCTCCTATTCTACTTAGTTTTTATTCTAGTTATTCTAATTGCTTTTGGCACACTATGTTATTGCCAAGAATTAAATATACCAACAAACTCAGTATTTTGGGTATCACCAACAATATAAACAAGAAAGTTGCTTGTATAAGGATAATAACCACTTAATATAATGGTTGCTAAGTTGAAGAAGGTGAAAGAAATACAATGTTTGTATaagtgaagaaattatttaatgtgGTCAGTCAAGCATTTTATTAAACTTCATTTTGAGTGGTTCTTTCTTTTAGAACAGTCTACTTGCCCTGAGCTGCTGAAGGTTGAATAAGAAGTTCCTTTTTATAgtccatatgtatatatacacctATTTTGCCATCAGAATAGGTACTGTTATACAGATTTTCTCAAGCCAGATTTGACGTTTAGGTGGCATAAATCGGTAAAGACAACATTGTTTTTGGGGGGGAAGCTCTTGCAGTGAGTCAATTCAAGACTAATGCAAGTTGGAGATACTAAAAGGAATACACTGAAAAAGCCTTCAGAGAGACTCTCGTATTATACAAGATATAGTAAATTAGTTCTGTACAAAACCCTCAAATCAAAACCTACCTTTAATTAAAGTTTCAATGTCTTCAAGGAtagcctcatttttaggctctGCTAATTTCTCATTAATTTCCATGATTTCAGTGAGAAACACTGAGTCTGCATCATAGTCTGTCTCTTGCGCCAGCTCTACTCCATTCAGCTCCAGCTGGtgaagaaaatgggaatttgGAAATACAAATTCTTACATCTATTTCAATGTGAATTATTTCCTTGACTATTAAGTCTTTTAGTAGGGCTCACTCAGATTCATAGCTGATAAACTT
Coding sequences:
- the HSCB gene encoding iron-sulfur cluster co-chaperone protein HscB isoform X2, whose translation is MLGRDFRSQKEQYYSEQHSSLINKAYQTLLNPLSRGLYLLELNGVELAQETDYDADSVFLTEIMEINEKLAEPKNEAILEDIETLIKVKQEELTKEVTAAFERDDLQEAKKLLAKMKYFANLEDKLKNKKIPS